A window of the Pseudomonas fluorescens genome harbors these coding sequences:
- a CDS encoding 2-keto-4-pentenoate hydratase, which produces MSQFPLKPLQDAAAALARAREQRQPCARISSTFGIDSLTGAYAVQEINTQLALAQGRRLVGRKIGLTSAAVQQQLGVDQPDFGMLFADMEIADGGEIQISQLIQPKAEGEIAFVLGRDLPYEDTTFAELLRAVEYVVPALEIVDSAIENWNISLVDTVADNASSGLYVLGKQPTPLASLDLRLEGMLLEKNAATASIGVGAACLGNPVDACLWLARTMARMGRPLQAGDVLLSGALGPMTPVVAGDSLHLHLTRLGQIRCRFI; this is translated from the coding sequence ATGAGCCAGTTCCCTCTGAAGCCTCTGCAAGACGCCGCCGCTGCCTTGGCAAGAGCACGCGAACAACGCCAACCCTGTGCGCGGATCTCGTCCACTTTCGGTATCGATTCGTTGACCGGCGCCTATGCCGTACAGGAGATCAACACTCAATTGGCGCTGGCCCAGGGACGGCGTCTGGTCGGCCGTAAAATCGGACTGACCTCGGCTGCCGTGCAACAGCAATTGGGCGTCGATCAACCGGATTTCGGCATGCTGTTCGCTGATATGGAAATCGCCGATGGCGGTGAAATCCAGATCAGTCAGTTGATCCAGCCCAAGGCCGAAGGCGAGATTGCGTTCGTTCTGGGCCGTGATCTTCCATATGAAGATACGACCTTCGCGGAACTGCTGCGGGCGGTGGAGTACGTGGTGCCTGCGTTGGAAATCGTCGATTCGGCCATCGAAAACTGGAACATATCGCTGGTGGACACGGTGGCGGACAACGCTTCATCAGGGCTGTATGTGCTGGGTAAACAGCCGACTCCACTTGCCTCGCTGGACCTTCGGCTGGAAGGCATGCTGCTGGAAAAAAATGCCGCCACGGCCTCGATCGGAGTCGGTGCCGCATGCCTCGGCAATCCGGTGGACGCCTGCCTGTGGCTGGCTCGCACCATGGCCCGGATGGGCCGTCCCTTGCAGGCCGGCGACGTGCTGCTTTCTGGCGCCCTGGGGCCGATGACGCCGGTCGTGGCCGGGGACAGCCTGCACTTGCACCTGACCCGACTTGGCCAGATCCGTTGCCGCTTCATCTGA